In Nitrososphaerota archaeon, one genomic interval encodes:
- a CDS encoding vitamin K epoxide reductase family protein: MRQIGSLDTWTKVLLVLCVVGIVVSAYLASDSIYPTVASICPSGDILNCEKVTSSPYSYFYGVPVAFIAIFWFAAILWLGVKKPSFYVYVVFPIWLAGAIFAGYLIYVELFVLHAICLYCTIAHAAGLLLIVPILAMMTGEEYGEVDDDKAGAGVY; the protein is encoded by the coding sequence ATGAGGCAGATAGGATCGTTGGATACTTGGACTAAGGTGTTGCTTGTTCTTTGTGTTGTTGGTATTGTTGTTTCTGCGTATCTTGCTTCTGATTCGATTTATCCTACGGTGGCTAGTATTTGTCCTTCGGGTGATATTCTTAACTGTGAGAAGGTTACTTCGAGTCCGTATAGTTACTTCTACGGGGTTCCTGTTGCTTTCATCGCGATTTTCTGGTTTGCCGCTATACTGTGGCTGGGTGTGAAGAAGCCTTCATTCTACGTGTATGTGGTGTTTCCGATTTGGCTTGCAGGAGCGATTTTCGCAGGCTACCTGATTTACGTTGAACTCTTCGTGCTCCACGCTATCTGCTTGTACTGCACAATCGCCCATGCAGCGGGGCTGCTGCTCATAGTGCCCATATTAGCGATGATGACAGGTGAGGAATACGGTGAAGTTGATGATGATAAGGCTGGGGCTGGGGTGTATTAG
- a CDS encoding metalloregulator ArsR/SmtB family transcription factor, translating to MQIADVERLKLKAKFFRGFADPTRLAILELLRDGEVQATDIAARLNQSPSNISNHLSCLMDCGLVQSRREGRTIHYSIRLDKVREILEDADEALKQVYDEISACVKYNE from the coding sequence GTGCAGATTGCAGATGTCGAACGTCTCAAATTGAAGGCGAAGTTCTTCAGAGGCTTCGCCGATCCTACCCGGCTAGCTATACTGGAACTGCTTAGAGACGGTGAGGTTCAAGCCACAGACATAGCTGCGAGGCTGAACCAGAGCCCGTCCAACATCTCAAACCACCTCTCCTGCCTCATGGACTGCGGCCTTGTGCAGAGCAGGAGGGAGGGCAGGACTATTCACTACAGCATCAGGCTCGACAAGGTGAGAGAGATCCTTGAAGATGCGGATGAAGCACTGAAGCAGGTGTACGACGAGATATCAGCCTGCGTCAAGTACAACGAATAG
- a CDS encoding cupredoxin domain-containing protein: MNKKYLIIGVVAVAVVVVGVSYYFMAATSSAIIIRLVSTNPPVQGGLILPQNEKRNWDPGVIELKVGQPVTIAVVNNDDIETHQLAIPEFGITSQPIRPFESTTFEFTPTKTGNFTFIDNRPQETYNYTDYRGVEVHQIVNHSLENGTVVVKP, from the coding sequence TTGAACAAAAAATATCTGATAATCGGCGTAGTTGCAGTAGCTGTCGTGGTCGTGGGCGTCTCATATTATTTCATGGCTGCCACAAGCTCAGCCATTATTATTAGGCTAGTTAGCACGAATCCACCGGTGCAAGGAGGGTTGATACTGCCGCAAAACGAGAAGCGAAACTGGGATCCGGGAGTTATCGAGTTGAAAGTCGGGCAACCCGTGACTATTGCAGTTGTGAATAACGATGATATCGAGACACATCAACTCGCAATCCCGGAGTTTGGCATCACGAGCCAGCCGATTCGTCCCTTCGAATCAACAACATTCGAGTTTACCCCCACAAAAACAGGCAACTTCACCTTTATCGATAATCGGCCTCAGGAGACCTACAACTATACTGACTATCGCGGTGTAGAAGTACATCAGATAGTTAACCACTCTCTTGAGAATGGTACAGTCGTAGTCAAGCCGTGA
- a CDS encoding cation-translocating P-type ATPase: MDEEEAEHEGEGGRLRLWLAVISGILLSVGLLLSFLSDVPINLREGLFGLSLTLVAAPVLYDAIRRFREQPFNEDLLMGIAGIGAAAIGVWAEGAAVLLLYNIAERVEDYTVDRVRNIAKKVAGMLPKRALLRRKDGRLEEVPVESLSPGDVIIVKAGWRVPVDGKILAGRSNMDQAIITGESIPVEKVAGDRVFSGSLSVDGSIEVLVEKPYRESTVSRIVEMVTQAHERKAQIERFIDRFSRYYTPTMILLSAGVALLPPLALPGQSFDTWLYRALIVLVIACPSALVISTPVTVLMGLTRAMWSGILVKGGRYLEELAKVKTIIFDKTGTLTEGRLKVSRIIPLNGFSEDEVLRLAAIAESKSSHPIANAILERAGHIHGGDGEVSEAAAQFTDIAGKGLRVVLGGGSTLLVGKISFLKDAGVEVDDDKRSGGWGGEDGDQMFLQSVPASGTTVGVAVEGRMAGIIHIEDQIRSEAKDTLRMLHSMGVRSVMLTGDNLATAKEVSAAISVGEYYADLLPEDKVRLAEQLRGRYGSVAMVGDGVNDAPALAASNVGIAMGTAGNDVAIEAADAALMGSNLKSIPYLLKLGRKVSSKIRINIALALTLKALMIILGAAGLIPLWFAVIGDDGLTLLVIANALPLLRLRV; encoded by the coding sequence ATGGATGAGGAGGAGGCGGAGCACGAAGGGGAGGGGGGACGGCTCAGACTGTGGTTGGCAGTGATTTCTGGCATTCTGCTCAGTGTAGGTCTCCTTCTCAGCTTCCTCTCAGATGTGCCGATCAACCTCAGAGAGGGATTATTTGGCCTATCGTTAACTCTGGTTGCAGCACCAGTCCTCTATGATGCTATTAGGAGGTTCCGGGAGCAGCCCTTCAATGAAGACCTGCTCATGGGTATCGCGGGTATCGGCGCAGCAGCTATAGGTGTGTGGGCGGAGGGTGCCGCAGTTCTCCTTCTCTACAACATCGCTGAGAGAGTCGAAGACTATACAGTTGACAGAGTTAGAAATATCGCTAAGAAGGTGGCTGGGATGCTGCCCAAAAGAGCCCTTCTCAGAAGAAAAGATGGGCGGTTGGAGGAGGTTCCGGTTGAGAGCCTGAGCCCGGGAGACGTCATCATTGTAAAGGCAGGTTGGAGGGTGCCTGTTGACGGAAAGATACTGGCTGGAAGATCCAACATGGATCAGGCAATCATCACTGGAGAATCCATACCTGTCGAAAAGGTTGCGGGGGACAGGGTCTTTTCAGGGAGCCTCAGCGTCGATGGCTCGATAGAGGTTTTGGTGGAGAAGCCCTACAGGGAGTCTACGGTCAGCAGGATTGTTGAGATGGTTACACAGGCCCATGAGAGAAAGGCCCAGATAGAGCGCTTCATCGACAGGTTCTCCCGATACTATACGCCCACTATGATTCTGCTCTCCGCAGGGGTAGCGCTTCTTCCGCCTCTGGCTCTTCCAGGTCAGTCCTTCGACACATGGCTCTACAGAGCCCTGATAGTCTTGGTGATTGCCTGCCCCAGTGCGCTAGTAATCTCTACCCCAGTTACAGTGTTGATGGGTTTGACCAGAGCTATGTGGAGCGGCATCCTTGTAAAGGGTGGGAGATACCTTGAGGAGCTGGCGAAGGTCAAGACAATCATTTTCGACAAGACCGGGACGCTGACCGAGGGCAGGCTGAAAGTTTCAAGAATCATTCCTCTAAACGGCTTCAGCGAGGATGAAGTGTTAAGGCTTGCAGCGATAGCCGAGTCAAAGTCAAGCCATCCAATAGCCAACGCCATCCTAGAAAGGGCAGGCCACATTCATGGAGGAGACGGAGAAGTGTCGGAAGCAGCAGCACAGTTTACGGATATTGCTGGGAAGGGGTTGAGGGTGGTTCTTGGCGGCGGAAGCACTCTTCTGGTGGGCAAGATTTCCTTCCTTAAGGATGCGGGAGTGGAAGTTGATGATGATAAGAGGAGCGGCGGGTGGGGCGGCGAGGACGGCGACCAGATGTTTCTGCAGTCTGTCCCAGCCAGTGGAACAACTGTGGGTGTTGCGGTGGAGGGAAGGATGGCCGGGATCATCCATATCGAGGATCAGATCCGCAGCGAGGCGAAGGACACCCTAAGAATGCTTCACTCTATGGGTGTCAGGTCTGTGATGCTGACGGGTGACAATCTGGCTACAGCCAAGGAAGTTTCAGCCGCTATCAGCGTTGGGGAGTACTATGCGGATCTTCTCCCGGAGGATAAGGTGAGGCTCGCTGAGCAGCTGAGGGGCAGATACGGAAGCGTGGCTATGGTTGGTGACGGTGTAAACGATGCACCAGCGCTTGCAGCATCTAATGTTGGAATAGCAATGGGCACAGCCGGCAACGATGTGGCTATCGAGGCTGCCGACGCCGCTCTGATGGGTTCCAATCTGAAGAGCATCCCCTACCTGCTCAAGCTTGGCAGAAAAGTGTCTTCAAAGATTAGAATCAACATTGCGCTCGCCCTAACCCTGAAGGCGCTCATGATAA
- a CDS encoding cupredoxin domain-containing protein, translated as MVKTIVLLAAVVTMIVAGAAVYFLFIAAPQSNAPSNGSSNQTAQTDPQTRQVRVKLTEMDDKTETWIPSTIYMKKGQTYELTIINGDGEDTHKFIVPDLNVESKDIAAANGQEKIQITPTKEGTFNFTDPTVPDWSSAECSAKSGSAEQTCVKPGQIIVEP; from the coding sequence TTGGTCAAGACAATTGTTCTGCTAGCCGCGGTTGTTACCATGATAGTGGCGGGAGCAGCAGTTTACTTCCTTTTTATCGCCGCACCTCAATCAAATGCACCTTCTAACGGCTCCAGCAACCAGACCGCCCAAACCGATCCTCAAACCAGACAAGTCAGAGTAAAACTTACAGAAATGGATGACAAAACCGAAACATGGATCCCCTCCACCATCTACATGAAAAAGGGACAAACATACGAACTCACAATCATAAACGGCGACGGTGAAGATACACACAAATTCATCGTTCCCGATCTCAACGTGGAATCAAAGGACATAGCTGCCGCCAATGGGCAAGAAAAAATACAGATCACGCCTACGAAAGAAGGAACTTTCAACTTTACAGATCCAACTGTACCTGATTGGAGTTCAGCCGAGTGCAGTGCCAAGTCAGGATCGGCTGAGCAAACATGCGTCAAACCTGGACAGATAATCGTCGAACCCTAA
- a CDS encoding DsrE family protein, whose protein sequence is MGYRFDVAKQVQRFLDAGGEILACGTCLNLRKKVEMKICPISTMQNLLEIVESSDKVITFS, encoded by the coding sequence ATGGGTTACCGGTTCGATGTTGCGAAGCAGGTTCAACGCTTCCTCGATGCAGGAGGCGAGATCTTGGCCTGCGGAACATGCCTCAATCTGAGAAAGAAGGTCGAGATGAAAATCTGCCCCATATCCACGATGCAGAACTTACTGGAAATCGTGGAAAGCTCTGACAAGGTCATCACCTTCTCCTGA
- a CDS encoding carbohydrate ABC transporter permease, translating into MNEGTKRKLRKARRTLIYVLVCLWILWPITIMVLESLRIDLSPLFAGRGISFIGGVPFYSGGFRPSIINYFDAFAYFAFPRLVLNTVIIALSSVLTSIVIGTPAAFTLARHHFRGKGLFEFLILILRTISPFAVIVPFYSIYAQIGLWDTYQGMMIVYWVINLPVVVWMMRGFFQDIPRDIWEAASVYGASETTVFRKIALPLVIPGLIATIIFAFVLTWNEFLYSSLLTGPLTKTVTKGVWYGMGESSGFKIVEWDQINAGGVLAFLPAVALVLVIRRYLVRGFTLGSAQ; encoded by the coding sequence ATGAATGAAGGCACTAAACGTAAACTGCGCAAAGCGCGGCGTACACTAATCTACGTATTGGTCTGCCTTTGGATCCTTTGGCCAATTACCATTATGGTTTTGGAAAGCCTCCGCATAGACCTCAGCCCGCTCTTCGCCGGTAGAGGAATAAGCTTCATCGGCGGTGTCCCATTTTATAGCGGTGGATTCCGCCCCAGCATAATCAACTACTTTGACGCCTTCGCCTACTTCGCGTTTCCAAGACTAGTCCTTAACACGGTGATAATCGCGCTTTCAAGCGTTCTGACAAGCATAGTGATTGGAACTCCGGCAGCATTCACTTTGGCTAGGCATCACTTCCGAGGCAAGGGCCTGTTTGAGTTTCTGATACTGATATTGAGGACAATTTCACCCTTCGCTGTGATCGTGCCCTTCTACTCGATTTACGCGCAGATTGGTCTCTGGGACACCTATCAAGGTATGATGATAGTCTACTGGGTGATAAATTTGCCGGTAGTTGTATGGATGATGCGCGGCTTCTTCCAAGACATTCCTCGAGACATCTGGGAGGCAGCTTCTGTCTACGGTGCATCTGAAACCACGGTCTTCAGGAAGATAGCTCTTCCACTTGTAATTCCGGGGCTAATCGCTACAATCATATTCGCCTTCGTACTCACCTGGAACGAATTCCTCTACTCATCGCTACTAACCGGGCCCCTCACAAAGACTGTGACTAAAGGAGTATGGTATGGAATGGGAGAGTCCAGCGGCTTCAAGATTGTAGAGTGGGATCAAATAAACGCAGGAGGTGTGCTGGCGTTTCTCCCGGCGGTCGCGCTGGTTCTGGTCATCAGACGATACCTCGTGCGCGGGTTTACGCTGGGATCCGCGCAATAG
- a CDS encoding DUF929 domain-containing protein: MKDQKIPRRQRERQRKKMVRRVIYLSLIVAVVLVVAIGLYFSTSSKSPLDTQIGQPVPAEVYSALERAAAQPYGASDSSTLSRIQPYQGTPFSQGGKPVVVYIGADFCPYCAIERWPLIIALMRFGNFSGLEYTASSSNDNPANIPTFTFVRSSYTSQYLVFQGYETADRTGQQTQTVPDNYSSVVNEFGGGIPFINFDNRYVLRGATVPIDFFFQDPPNNRNPKNWTQVLNDLDSNSQAGVAIKRAANAITAYICKINGGQPSNICAAFPIS; the protein is encoded by the coding sequence ATGAAGGATCAGAAGATACCGCGGCGGCAGCGGGAACGGCAGAGGAAGAAGATGGTTAGACGAGTAATCTATCTGTCACTGATTGTAGCGGTGGTGCTGGTTGTAGCTATTGGTCTTTACTTTAGCACGAGCAGCAAGAGCCCGCTGGATACCCAGATTGGCCAGCCGGTTCCGGCTGAGGTGTATTCGGCGTTGGAGCGGGCTGCGGCTCAGCCGTATGGGGCGAGTGATTCGTCGACGCTTTCTAGGATTCAGCCGTATCAGGGCACACCGTTCTCTCAGGGTGGTAAACCGGTTGTGGTTTATATTGGCGCGGATTTTTGCCCGTACTGTGCTATTGAGAGGTGGCCGTTGATTATTGCGTTGATGCGTTTCGGTAACTTCTCCGGCTTGGAGTATACGGCGTCAAGCAGTAATGATAACCCTGCGAATATACCTACCTTCACGTTCGTGCGCAGCAGCTACACCAGCCAGTACCTGGTGTTCCAAGGCTACGAGACCGCGGATAGAACCGGACAACAGACGCAGACGGTTCCCGACAACTACTCATCGGTAGTGAATGAGTTTGGAGGAGGCATACCTTTCATCAACTTCGACAACAGATACGTTCTGCGGGGCGCAACAGTCCCCATCGACTTCTTCTTCCAGGATCCGCCTAATAACAGGAACCCGAAGAACTGGACCCAAGTGCTGAACGATCTCGACTCAAACTCTCAGGCAGGCGTAGCGATAAAAAGAGCAGCTAACGCAATAACCGCCTACATTTGCAAAATCAACGGCGGACAACCGTCAAACATCTGCGCAGCATTCCCAATCAGCTAA
- a CDS encoding metalloregulator ArsR/SmtB family transcription factor, with protein sequence MISQVSQLHAEICRTLGSAARIEILRALKDGEKTVNELSKTLGLRQANVSQHLAILRQRRVVATRKEGTNIYYKVSNPKIIQACELMRQVLVEQLRETEQLSKIVER encoded by the coding sequence ATGATTAGTCAAGTCTCTCAGCTCCACGCAGAGATATGCAGAACTCTGGGGAGCGCCGCCAGAATAGAGATTCTCAGAGCCCTTAAGGATGGAGAGAAGACAGTCAACGAACTCTCCAAAACATTAGGGTTGAGGCAGGCAAATGTCTCACAGCACCTTGCCATACTAAGGCAAAGACGAGTAGTAGCAACAAGGAAGGAGGGAACGAACATCTACTACAAGGTTTCAAACCCAAAGATCATTCAAGCCTGCGAGCTGATGAGGCAGGTACTCGTCGAGCAGCTCCGAGAAACAGAGCAGCTTTCCAAGATAGTTGAAAGGTGA
- a CDS encoding FtsX-like permease family protein, giving the protein MLPFRLFFIARRNIQRKLFRTLVLVVSVGIATALLFSTSILTQGVRQGVKIGSDRLGADLLVVPQGTTSEAERLLLMGTPTTFYMSKDVVNRIASIDGVKQVSPQIYIVSLLASCCISGNTQLVGYDPASDFSVQAWVGSGVTRPSGANDVIVGHYIITPVGAPLIFYGHEFTVTGRLEPTGMGLDRAVLIPMEGAREMIAESGTKAVQKLNIEPDQISAVLVRVDRSVSTPAEVALKIQAGVPGVSVVVANQLVEGVTVHLAAITQTMLVLTVAVWALSAMMVAAIFSMIVNERRREIGLLRALGATKMQVLRLILMESVLLTVLGVSVGIAAGGSTLYAFGSYILSVLQMPYLWPSPNYTAILILLSMGIGLLTGLVGAFYPAWRISRMEPLSAIRGGE; this is encoded by the coding sequence GTGCTGCCTTTCAGACTCTTCTTCATTGCGAGGCGCAACATCCAGCGGAAGCTCTTCAGAACGCTTGTGCTGGTGGTCTCAGTAGGGATAGCGACAGCTTTGCTCTTCTCCACCAGCATCCTGACGCAGGGCGTTCGACAGGGTGTGAAAATAGGATCTGATAGGCTGGGCGCGGATCTTCTTGTTGTTCCACAGGGAACTACCTCTGAGGCTGAAAGGTTGCTGTTAATGGGGACTCCAACGACCTTTTACATGAGCAAGGATGTTGTCAACAGGATCGCGTCCATAGATGGAGTTAAACAGGTGTCTCCTCAGATCTACATAGTGTCTCTGCTTGCATCCTGCTGCATCTCAGGTAACACTCAACTGGTCGGCTATGATCCGGCGAGCGACTTCTCTGTTCAAGCGTGGGTGGGAAGCGGCGTAACTCGGCCTTCAGGTGCGAACGATGTTATCGTGGGCCACTACATCATAACCCCAGTTGGTGCGCCCCTCATCTTTTACGGCCACGAGTTTACTGTGACTGGAAGGCTTGAGCCTACCGGTATGGGGCTCGACCGGGCTGTGCTCATCCCGATGGAAGGTGCGCGTGAGATGATCGCCGAGTCCGGTACGAAGGCTGTGCAGAAGCTGAATATCGAGCCGGATCAGATATCAGCAGTCCTAGTCCGCGTTGATAGGTCTGTCTCCACCCCAGCTGAGGTTGCGCTGAAAATCCAAGCCGGTGTACCCGGAGTCTCAGTCGTAGTGGCCAATCAGCTCGTTGAAGGAGTAACTGTTCACCTTGCTGCAATCACCCAAACCATGCTTGTGCTCACCGTCGCCGTCTGGGCTCTCTCAGCCATGATGGTAGCGGCTATCTTCTCCATGATTGTGAACGAGAGGCGGCGGGAGATCGGGCTGTTAAGGGCGCTGGGCGCCACCAAGATGCAGGTACTCAGGTTGATTCTGATGGAATCTGTTCTGCTCACAGTTTTAGGGGTATCGGTGGGTATCGCTGCAGGTGGAAGCACACTGTACGCCTTCGGCTCCTACATCCTAAGCGTTCTGCAGATGCCGTATCTCTGGCCTTCTCCAAATTACACAGCGATTCTTATCCTGCTCAGCATGGGCATTGGGTTACTGACCGGCTTGGTTGGAGCATTCTATCCGGCGTGGCGGATTAGCAGGATGGAACCTTTGTCAGCGATCCGTGGGGGTGAGTAA
- a CDS encoding ABC transporter ATP-binding protein — translation MVKVTLEDVSKSYGATRAVQNFNLTVEDEEFLSILGPSGCGKTTLLRMIAGLEVISEGRILFNDRVMNDVPPKDRNVAMVFQSYALFPHMTVAENIGFPLAIRKTPKADVDKRVREVVELLKIESLLNRRPRQLSGGEQQRVAVGRAIVRKPDVLLMDEPLSNVDAKTRAYLRSELKLLHKKIKTTLIYVTHDQTEAMTMSDRIAVMKDGDLLQVGTPENIYEHPKDVWIASFIGNLQMNLFDCVLLDRRGVRVIGGACFGPQSPKNIMELLKGLPDGAKFKLGVRPEDIEIRKSATQGMTCEADVQLLEPTGDSLVVTLNVNDELMKARVNPGFKVKDGEHVYLTFDWDRAHLFLNNTYQKPDTSKHS, via the coding sequence ATGGTTAAAGTAACACTTGAAGATGTAAGCAAATCCTACGGCGCAACTAGAGCGGTTCAAAACTTCAATCTCACAGTCGAGGATGAGGAGTTTCTATCAATTCTAGGTCCCTCGGGCTGCGGAAAAACAACGCTTCTTAGAATGATAGCTGGATTAGAAGTCATCTCTGAGGGTCGAATCCTCTTCAACGACCGGGTCATGAACGATGTTCCGCCGAAAGATCGTAACGTGGCCATGGTCTTCCAGAGCTACGCTCTCTTCCCCCACATGACTGTTGCGGAGAACATCGGTTTCCCGCTCGCTATCAGAAAAACTCCTAAAGCCGATGTCGATAAACGTGTTCGAGAAGTAGTGGAACTTCTAAAAATAGAATCCCTGCTCAATCGAAGACCACGGCAGCTCAGCGGAGGCGAGCAGCAGCGGGTTGCAGTAGGCCGAGCAATAGTCAGGAAACCCGATGTGCTCTTGATGGATGAGCCGCTCTCCAATGTGGACGCAAAAACCCGCGCATACCTGAGATCAGAGCTTAAGCTGCTTCACAAGAAGATTAAGACAACACTGATCTATGTCACTCACGACCAGACGGAAGCGATGACGATGTCAGATCGCATCGCTGTTATGAAGGATGGAGATCTCCTTCAGGTTGGAACGCCAGAAAACATCTATGAACATCCTAAGGATGTCTGGATAGCGAGCTTCATCGGTAACCTCCAGATGAACCTCTTCGACTGCGTCCTGCTTGACAGGCGCGGTGTTCGGGTAATAGGCGGAGCCTGTTTCGGCCCACAATCTCCCAAGAACATTATGGAGCTGCTGAAAGGGCTTCCTGATGGAGCAAAATTCAAGCTTGGTGTCCGGCCGGAAGACATAGAGATCCGTAAAAGTGCTACGCAGGGAATGACTTGTGAAGCAGATGTCCAGCTACTTGAGCCAACTGGAGACAGCCTGGTCGTCACGTTAAATGTGAATGATGAACTTATGAAGGCGCGTGTAAACCCCGGATTCAAAGTCAAGGATGGCGAACACGTCTACTTGACCTTCGACTGGGATAGAGCGCACCTCTTCTTAAATAACACATATCAAAAGCCAGACACCTCTAAGCATTCCTGA
- a CDS encoding ABC transporter ATP-binding protein, giving the protein MLRLDSVSRIYRSGDVMQVKAVDNVSLDIELGEFIVITGRSGSGKTTLLSMMGGLARPTSGRVLFNGLDIWTLDDRELSRLRNERIGFLFQFFSLIPTLNVKDNLRLPAIFQHARFDTDKRSEEVLEMVELTHKIHAYPSQLSGGEQRRIALARSLINRPDILLADEPTGDLDEETEIEVMNVLHRLNREGLTIVMVTHNTDLIHYSTRHLKMSSGQVIQI; this is encoded by the coding sequence ATGCTGCGTCTCGACAGTGTTAGCAGGATCTATCGGAGTGGAGATGTGATGCAGGTTAAGGCTGTTGACAACGTAAGCCTTGATATCGAATTGGGAGAGTTTATCGTGATTACGGGGAGATCGGGGAGCGGTAAGACGACGCTGCTGAGCATGATGGGTGGGCTCGCGCGTCCAACTTCTGGAAGGGTGCTTTTCAACGGGCTTGACATCTGGACACTCGATGACCGTGAATTATCGAGGCTTCGTAACGAGAGGATTGGTTTTCTCTTCCAATTCTTCAGTCTGATTCCGACACTGAATGTTAAGGATAACCTGAGGCTTCCTGCAATATTTCAGCATGCGCGTTTTGACACCGATAAGCGTAGTGAAGAGGTGCTTGAAATGGTGGAGCTCACCCATAAGATTCACGCGTACCCGTCTCAGCTCTCCGGTGGAGAGCAGCGCCGTATCGCTCTTGCGCGTTCACTGATAAATCGCCCAGATATTCTGCTCGCTGACGAGCCGACTGGAGACCTTGATGAGGAAACAGAGATAGAGGTGATGAATGTTCTTCACCGACTGAACCGTGAAGGATTGACTATCGTGATGGTGACACATAATACTGATTTAATTCACTACTCGACTCGACATCTGAAGATGTCGTCGGGACAGGTAATCCAGATCTAA
- a CDS encoding sugar ABC transporter permease has translation MQRLTPHWDAEQLRNTLPYLFIIPAILVLLLVEGYPIAYSIYLSVTEFNPTTPEPIYVGAANYLKMITDASFWTSVRVTLLYVFGTVALSFLLGLTFAMLIFRDKGFRRLQTVLILPIAVSPIIAGIFFAPPAIWDDFNVVLKYDLGLPMVNVFDPNLAFTFIVVSDAWLWTPLFMLVILSVLQTIPKGIFEAAELHGASAWQSFRRVTLPMLMRSPVIYIVVAIRSIDAFRAFEIPFTWAGWIGQENIGTPIDTLSLMMYKMLSFPVYGSPYSYIATIALTLLLISIVVTTIILRVGRRTWEAR, from the coding sequence ATGCAGCGACTCACACCTCATTGGGATGCAGAGCAGTTGAGGAATACGCTACCATACCTCTTCATTATTCCAGCAATCCTCGTGCTACTGCTAGTGGAGGGATACCCGATCGCCTATTCCATATACCTGAGCGTAACCGAGTTCAACCCTACCACTCCAGAGCCGATATACGTCGGCGCAGCCAACTACCTGAAGATGATAACTGATGCTAGCTTCTGGACATCAGTCAGAGTCACCTTACTCTACGTCTTCGGAACAGTAGCCCTGTCCTTCCTGCTTGGCTTAACCTTCGCTATGCTCATCTTTCGAGACAAAGGCTTTAGGCGTCTACAGACTGTCTTGATTCTGCCTATAGCTGTTTCACCCATAATCGCTGGAATATTCTTTGCACCCCCCGCGATCTGGGATGATTTCAATGTAGTTCTCAAATATGATCTTGGGCTACCGATGGTCAACGTATTCGATCCGAACCTCGCCTTTACGTTCATCGTGGTTTCAGATGCTTGGCTCTGGACACCGCTCTTTATGCTGGTCATACTGAGCGTACTTCAGACAATACCTAAAGGCATCTTTGAAGCGGCGGAGCTTCATGGTGCTTCAGCTTGGCAGAGCTTCAGACGAGTAACCCTGCCGATGCTTATGAGAAGCCCAGTCATCTACATAGTTGTAGCAATACGCTCAATCGACGCGTTCCGAGCCTTCGAGATCCCCTTCACATGGGCAGGGTGGATAGGTCAAGAAAACATTGGCACACCAATAGATACGTTGAGCCTGATGATGTACAAGATGCTGAGCTTCCCAGTCTACGGATCACCTTACTCATACATCGCAACAATAGCGCTGACACTACTGCTCATAAGCATAGTTGTGACAACCATCATCCTGAGAGTTGGACGACGAACCTGGGAGGCGCGTTAA